CGGGGTGGCGGCCGGTGCCCGTGACAACACCACCAGCCAGGCGCTCAAGCAGTACGCGCTGAGCCATTATCCGGCTGGAAAGCTGGCCAGCCGCCTGCTCTTCGACGGTCGTCCGGTGCATCCGCTGGGCGCGGCCTGGGCGGGTGGTTTCAGCGTCGACAGCCTCGATGCCCATGAGGGCCACTTCACCTCCAAGGGCCATGCCGGCGCCACCGTGGTGCCGGCCTTGCTCGCGATCGTCGACGCATGCCGCGAGCAGGGCAGGAGCATCAGTGGCGAGGAACTCCTCAGCGCCCTCTGCATCGGCTATGAGACCGCCCTGCGTGCCGGCGCGGCGCTGATGGCGACCGCCCCCGAATACCATGCTTCCGGCGCCTTCTCGGGCGTCGGCGTCGTCTGTGGCGGCGCACGCTTGTTGGGCCTGGACGAGCAGCGCTTCCGCCATGCCCTGGGGATCGCCGAGTACTTCGGCCCACGCTGCCCGATGATGCGCCTGGTCGACCATCCCTCCATGCTGCGCGATGCCCATGGCGCCGGCGCCTACGCCGGCCTCAACGCCCTGTTGCTGGCCCAGGCCGGTGTCACCGGGGCGCCGGCCGAAACGGTGGAAGACGAGGCGGTGGCCGCTCACTGGCGGGACATCGGCCAGCGCTGGGAGATCGACGCCCAGTACTTCAAACCCTGGCCGGTCTGTCGCTGGGCCCAGCCGGCGCTGACCGCCATGACCCGCCTCATGGCCGAGTATCCGCAGATCCGTGGCGAGAACATCGAGCGCATCCAGGTGCAGACCTTCCACGAATCCATGCGCCTGCAAGGGCATACCCCATCCAATGCCGACGAGGCCCAGTACGCGCTGGCCTTTCCGCTGGCGGCCCTGGTGGTGCGCGGACAGGTCGGCCCCTTGGAGGTGACGGGGGAGGCAATCCATGCCCCCGACATCCTCGCGGTCAGCCAGCGCATCGACATCGTCGAGAGCGAGGAGCTTTCCGAGCGATTCCCCAATGAGATCCTGTCCAGGGTCGTGGTCCAGCTCAAGGATGGCCAGGCGCTCACCAGTCCGATCACCGCCGCCAAGGGCGATCCCGAAACGGCCATGACCCGCGCGGAGTTCCTCGCCAAGTTCAGCCTGCTGGCCGGGATCAGCCTGGCCCCGGAGCAACGGCTGGGCATCGAACAGGCCATCGCGGCGCTGCCGGGCAGCGCCAGCTGCGAGACGCTGTTCGCCTTGCTGTTCGAGCAGGCGGGTTCGCCCTGGTGACAGTTGTTCAGCGGTGAGGTGAGCGATGAGAACGTCATTCGAGAGTGTGTTGAAGTGCAAGAACCTGGCGCATCTGGACAAGGCCAGCGGCGTGGGGGTGAGGCTGCCCGTCCGGCGAGTGGCCTTCATCCTGCGCGAGCATTTCTCGATGATGGCCTTCACCGGGGCGGTGGATGCCCTGGTAACGGCCAACCTCATGAGCTCGAGTCCGGTGTTCGAGGTGCTGGTCGTCGGCGGCGAGAGCAATCTGGTCGTGAGCGATCTGGGCATCGCCATCTCCGCCGATTGCTCCTTGGCCGAAATGGAAGAGCGGCACCTGGATATCCTGGTGGTGTGCGGCGGCTACCGCGTCCGCCTGCAGGGTGATCCGCAGCTGCGCGCGAAACTGCGTCAGGCCGACACCTCAGGTGCTGTGCTGGGCGGCTTGTGGAACGGAGCCTACTTCCTGGCCGAGGCCGGG
This genomic window from Pseudomonas furukawaii contains:
- a CDS encoding MmgE/PrpD family protein yields the protein MSLYAFVRDFRFRDAPSHTRELLQTCLLDILGVAAGARDNTTSQALKQYALSHYPAGKLASRLLFDGRPVHPLGAAWAGGFSVDSLDAHEGHFTSKGHAGATVVPALLAIVDACREQGRSISGEELLSALCIGYETALRAGAALMATAPEYHASGAFSGVGVVCGGARLLGLDEQRFRHALGIAEYFGPRCPMMRLVDHPSMLRDAHGAGAYAGLNALLLAQAGVTGAPAETVEDEAVAAHWRDIGQRWEIDAQYFKPWPVCRWAQPALTAMTRLMAEYPQIRGENIERIQVQTFHESMRLQGHTPSNADEAQYALAFPLAALVVRGQVGPLEVTGEAIHAPDILAVSQRIDIVESEELSERFPNEILSRVVVQLKDGQALTSPITAAKGDPETAMTRAEFLAKFSLLAGISLAPEQRLGIEQAIAALPGSASCETLFALLFEQAGSPW